A genome region from Choloepus didactylus isolate mChoDid1 chromosome 11 unlocalized genomic scaffold, mChoDid1.pri SUPER_11_unloc4, whole genome shotgun sequence includes the following:
- the LOC119524693 gene encoding olfactory receptor 2T27-like, with protein sequence MDFILLGLFPGMKHADILTTVIIVIYVAALTGNSTLILLILVDSQLHTPMYFLLSQLSLIDLLLISTIVPKMTTDFLLEKKNISNTGCGTQMFLYRMLGGAECILLTLVSWDRYVAICYPLRYPVIMNQRVCLMMVLGSWAGGALNALVQTAYTMNLPMCGPKELEHFFCEIMAVLSFSFRDTSAHKLAILVTGIVLLLIPFVIIFSSYSLIFFTVLHMNSPKGRNKALATCSSHLMVLSFFYGPAIFTYMTPGSSHSPSQDKAVSVFFSIITPTLNPFIYSLRNKDVLGALRKTLLPAPRSSLGCRTLRSVLGEQPPPPPPPSALPTSGLIR encoded by the exons ATGGATTTTATTCTCCTGGGACTCTTCCCTGGCATGAAACATGCTGACATCCTCACTACTGTGATCATCGTCATCTATGTTGCTGCCCTCACAGGGAATTCCACCCTGATTCTCCTCATCCTGGTGGATTCCCAGCTCCATACGCCCATGTACTTCCTTCTCAGCCAGCTGTCCCTCATTGACTTGCTCCTCATCTCCACCATTGTCCCCAAGATGACCACTGACTTTCTCTTAGAGAAGAAAAACATCTCAAACACAGGCTGTGGGACACAGATGTTTTTATATCGGATGCTGGGAGGAGCTGAGTGCATTCTCCTGACTCTCGTGTCCTGGgatcgctatgtggccatctgctaCCCACTGAGATACCCAGTCATCATGAACCAGAGGGTCTGCCTGATGATGGTCCTGGGGTCCTGGGCAGGGGGTGCCCTAAATGCTCTAGTCCAGACTGCATACACCATGAACTTACCTATGTGTGGCCCCAAGGAGTTAGAACATTTTTTCTGTGAAATCATGGCTGTCTTGAGTTTCTCCTTTAGGGATACTTCTGCACATAAGTTGGCAATACTTGTGACAGGCATTGTGCTACTCCTCATCCCTTTTGTTATCATCTTTTCCTCCTACTCCCTCATCTTCTTCACTGTCCTCCACATGAATTCCCCCAAGGGAAGGAATAAAGCACTggccacctgctcctcccacctgaTGGTCTTGAGTTTCTTTTATGGACCAGCCATCTTCACCTACATGACTCCTGGCTCCTCACACAGCCCCAGTCAGGACAAGGCTGTGTCAGTGTTCTTTTCAATCATCACCCCTACATTGAACCCATTTATTTATAGCCTTAGAAACAAGGATGTTTTGGGAGCATTGAGGAAGACATTG TTGCCGGCTCCGAGGTCCTCGCTGGGCTGTCGGACGCTCAGGTCTGTTCTGGGCGAGcaaccgccgccgccgccgccgccctccGCCCTCCCTACCAGTGGGCTGATTCGGTAG
- the LOC119524720 gene encoding enolase-phosphatase E1-like, producing the protein MVVLSMPAEVTAILLDIEGTTTPIAFVKDISFPYNKENVKEYLQTHWEEEECQQDLSLLRKQAEEDIHLDGAVPIPAGSGNGVEDLQQMTQAVVDNVRWQMSLDRNTTALKQLQGHMWKAAFTAGRMKAEFFEDVVPAVKKWREAGMKVYIYSSGSVEAQKLLFGHSTEGDILELVDGHFDTKIGHKVESESSRKIADSIGSSTNNILFLTDVTLEASAAEEADVHVAVVVRPGNAGLTDDEKTYYSLITSFNELYLPSST; encoded by the coding sequence ATGGTCGTGCTTTCCATGCCCGCCGAAGTCACTGCGATCCTGTTAGATATCGAAGGTACCACAACCCCGATTGCTTTCGTGAAGGACATTTCATTTCCATacaacaaagaaaatgttaaagagtATCTGCAGACACATTGGGAAGAAGAGGAGTGCCAGCAGGACCTCAGTCTTCTGAGGAAACAGGCTGAAGAGGATATCCACCTGGATGGGGCTGTTCCAATCCCTGCAGGATCTGGAAATGGGGTGGAAGACCTGCAACAGATGACCCAAGCTGTGGTAGATAATGTGCGCTGGCAGATGTCTCTGGACCGAAATACCACGGCATTGAAGCAACTGCAGGGCCACATGTGGAAGGCGGCGTTCACAGCAGGGCGCATGAAAGCAGAGTTCTTTGAAGATGTAGTTCCAGCAGTCAAGAAATGGAGAGAGGCTGGAATGAAGGTCTATATCTATTCTTCAGGGAGTGTAGAGGCACAGAAACTACTATTTGGGCACTCAACAGAGGGAGATATTCTTGAACTTGTCGATGGTCACTTTGATACCAAGATCGGACACAAAGTGGAGAGTGAGAGTTCCCGAAAGATCGCAGACAGCATTGGAAGCTCAACCAACAACATTCTGTTTCTGACAGACGTTACTCTAGAGGCCAGTGCTGCCGAGGAAGCAGATGTGCATGTAGCTGTAGTGGTGAGACCTGGCAACGCAGGATTAACAGATGATGAAAAGACTTACTACAGCCTCATCACATCCTTCAACGAACTGTACCTGCCTTCTTCAACCTAG